In Streptomyces erythrochromogenes, the DNA window TGGCGGCGACCAGGCCCTCGCGGACCTCGTCCTCGGTGAGGCCCAGGTGGGCGGCGAGTTCCGCAGGGGTGGGCGCGCGGTCCGTCTCGGAGGTCAGCTCCTCCGTGGCCTTCGCCAGCAGCAGGCGCTGCTCCTGGAGCCGGCGCGGGACCCGCACGGCCCATGTGGTGTCGCGGAAGTGGCGCTTGATCTCACCTGTGATGTAAGGCACGGCGAGCGTGGTGAACTGGGTGTTGCGGTCGGGGTCGTACCGGTCGATGGCCTTGATCAGGCCGATGATGCCGACCTGGACGATGTCCTCGTTCTCGGGGCCGCCGGGGCGGTCGCGGAACGGCCGTGCGGCGAAGTTCACCAGTGAGATGTTCATCTCGATGAGCGTGCCGCGCACGTACTGGTACTCGCGGGTGCCCTCTTCCAGGCTCCGCAGCCGCTCGAAGAACACCCGGGTCAGCTGCCGGGCGTCGCAGGTCGACAGTTCCCGCGGGCAGGGCACCTCGGGCAGTCCGCTGAGCGCGGGTCCGGCCACGGCGCCGCCGTCGGGGGCGGCGGCCGTAGTGGGGGGCGTCGTCGAGGTCGTGGCCTCGGTCGTGGCCGTGATGGTCATCGTCTTCGCTCCTTGGGCACAGGTGCTTGCGGCGCGTTGCGCGATTGC includes these proteins:
- a CDS encoding SigB/SigF/SigG family RNA polymerase sigma factor; the protein is MTITATTEATTSTTPPTTAAAPDGGAVAGPALSGLPEVPCPRELSTCDARQLTRVFFERLRSLEEGTREYQYVRGTLIEMNISLVNFAARPFRDRPGGPENEDIVQVGIIGLIKAIDRYDPDRNTQFTTLAVPYITGEIKRHFRDTTWAVRVPRRLQEQRLLLAKATEELTSETDRAPTPAELAAHLGLTEDEVREGLVAANGYSTQSLDAPQPSESGGAGTPAGGQPARSLADTVGGVDPALEAVEDRHALAPLLAGLDERSTRILQLRFGQEMTQAEIGEEIGLSQMHVSRLLARTLETLREEMLHD